In a single window of the Drosophila subpulchrella strain 33 F10 #4 breed RU33 chromosome X, RU_Dsub_v1.1 Primary Assembly, whole genome shotgun sequence genome:
- the LOC119557435 gene encoding glycerol-3-phosphate acyltransferase 3: MLIQVVLLSVLVWISFVWLQCRYLEILELLFAWIAEQLAITRRRRAREERHRLGQGLKDQDGESDTDTDGDTDTDSQDQDKGDGAEMLLSPPIKNRLNVRVEQCCDLIAAGLGLVLEDDVTQRFVAAPSPAGEWNLLTRNLRQRKRYLNWRLRIVWLLGWLTRYGLLLPLRTAACWLCLFMISGITVLLSHLPDWHFKRQLVELVLRQCFRITAGCLPMIRRFHNTEYRPTKGICVCNHTSPLDVLVLMCDANYSLTGQVHTGILGVLQRSLSRVSNHMWFDRKELADREALGLVLRLHCSSKDRPPVLLFPEGTCINNTAVMQFKKGSFAVSDIVYPVAIRYDRRFGEAFWDSTRYSMLRYMLMVVSSWCICCDVWYMAPLTRRIDESPVEFSNRVKAAIAAQANIDDLPWDGNLKRWSPVRDWQ, translated from the coding sequence ATGTTGATTCAAGTAGTCCTCCTGAGCGTCCTGGTGTGGATCTCCTTCGTCTGGCTGCAGTGCCGCTACCTGGAGATCCTGGAGCTGCTCTTCGCCTGGATAGCCGAGCAGTTGGCCATCACCCGCAGGAGGCGGGCTCGTGAAGAGCGCCACCGACTGGGCCAGGGGCTCAAGGATCAGGATGGAGAAAGCGACACCGATACCGATGGCGATACGGATACCGATAGCCAGGACCAGGACAAGGGCGATGGCGCTGAGATGCTGCTCTCACCGCCCATCAAGAACCGCCTGAATGTCCGGGTGGAGCAGTGCTGCGACCTGATAGCCGCCGGATTGGGCCTGGTCCTGGAGGACGACGTGACCCAGCGGTTCGTGGCCGCCCCCTCGCCGGCCGGCGAATGGAATCTCCTGACCAGGAATCTCCGCCAGCGGAAGCGCTACCTCAACTGGCGCTTGAGGATCGTCTGGCTGCTGGGCTGGCTGACCCGCTATGGCCTGCTGCTGCCCCTGAGGACCGCGGCCTGCTGGCTGTGTCTGTTCATGATCAGCGGCATCACGGTGCTGCTGAGCCACCTGCCCGACTGGCACTTCAAGAGGCAGCTGGTGGAGCTGGTCCTGCGGCAGTGCTTCAGGATCACCGCCGGCTGTCTGCCCATGATCCGGCGGTTCCACAACACCGAGTACCGACCCACCAAGGGCATCTGCGTGTGCAACCATACGAGTCCTCTGGACGTCCTGGTCCTGATGTGCGATGCCAACTACTCGCTGACCGGCCAGGTGCACACGGGGATCCTGGGAGTCCTGCAGCGATCCCTGTCGCGGGTCTCGAACCACATGTGGTTCGACCGCAAGGAGCTGGCCGACCGCGAGGCCCTGGGCCTCGTCCTCCGGCTGCACTGCTCCTCCAAGGACCGCCCGCCCGTGCTGCTCTTTCCCGAGGGCACCTGCATAAACAACACCGCCGTGATGCAGTTCAAGAAGGGCAGCTTCGCCGTCAGCGACATCGTCTATCCGGTGGCCATCCGCTATGACCGCCGCTTCGGGGAGGCCTTCTGGGACAGCACCCGCTACTCGATGCTCCGCTACATGCTGATGGTGGTCAGCTCCTGGTGCATCTGCTGCGACGTCTGGTACATGGCGCCCCTCACCAGGCGCATCGACGAGTCGCCCGTGGAGTTCTCGAACCGCGTGAAGGCCGCCATCGCCGCCCAGGCTAATATCGATGATCTGCCCTGGGATGGCAACCTCAAGCGCTGGAGTCCGGTGAGGGACTGGCAGTAG